A single genomic interval of Metasolibacillus fluoroglycofenilyticus harbors:
- a CDS encoding metal-sensitive transcriptional regulator, whose translation MEQTTHNMNENTACRQSHHPESVKKDLTTRLNRIEGQIRGIKGMIEKDVYCDDVITQLSATQSALNSVAKILLEGHLKGCVVDRLSQGDDAIIDELVVTIHKLMKK comes from the coding sequence ATGGAGCAGACTACTCATAATATGAATGAAAATACTGCTTGTCGACAAAGTCACCATCCTGAGTCTGTGAAAAAAGACTTGACGACACGTTTAAATCGTATTGAAGGTCAAATTCGCGGCATCAAAGGGATGATTGAAAAGGATGTATATTGTGATGATGTCATTACACAGCTATCAGCAACACAATCTGCACTCAACAGCGTCGCAAAAATTTTACTTGAAGGTCATTTAAAAGGCTGTGTTGTTGATCGCCTATCACAAGGTGATGATGCAATCATTGATGAATTAGTTGTAACAATCCATAAATTAATGAAAAAATAA
- a CDS encoding peroxiredoxin family protein, with amino-acid sequence MVKKIISIAIIAIAIIIVVFNVANTMGKKDKRENAEQAADFSLETIDGSTISLSDYKGQKVILNFWATWCPPCKAEMPHLQNFHENNEDGDVTVLAVNLTASDSVSNAESFVDGYGLTFPVLLDIDGEVGQLYEVITIPTTFFIDEDGNIIEKFIGALDEESMENIIDSY; translated from the coding sequence ATGGTTAAAAAAATTATATCAATCGCCATTATTGCCATCGCTATTATCATTGTCGTGTTCAATGTGGCGAACACCATGGGCAAAAAGGACAAACGTGAAAACGCTGAGCAAGCTGCTGATTTCTCGTTAGAAACAATCGATGGCTCAACTATTTCATTATCCGATTATAAAGGACAAAAGGTTATTTTAAATTTCTGGGCGACATGGTGTCCTCCATGTAAAGCAGAGATGCCACATTTGCAAAATTTCCATGAAAATAATGAGGATGGCGATGTTACGGTACTGGCTGTCAATTTAACAGCATCTGATTCCGTCAGTAACGCCGAAAGCTTTGTAGATGGCTACGGGTTGACATTCCCTGTTTTACTTGATATTGATGGTGAGGTAGGTCAGCTTTATGAAGTAATCACAATCCCGACAACCTTTTTCATTGATGAAGATGGCAATATTATTGAAAAGTTTATTGGCGCTTTAGACGAGGAATCAATGGAAAATATTATTGATTCTTATTAG
- the copZ gene encoding copper chaperone CopZ, with product MQNVTLNVKGMSCGHCVKAVEGSVGELAGVEQVTVNLEAATVAVSFNESQVSVEKIKETIDDQGYDVE from the coding sequence ATGCAAAATGTAACGTTAAATGTTAAAGGAATGTCATGTGGTCATTGCGTTAAAGCGGTTGAAGGAAGCGTTGGAGAACTTGCAGGTGTTGAGCAAGTAACTGTGAATTTAGAGGCAGCAACAGTTGCTGTATCTTTTAATGAATCGCAGGTTTCAGTTGAAAAAATCAAGGAAACAATTGACGATCAAGGCTACGACGTCGAATAA